A window of the Lolium perenne isolate Kyuss_39 chromosome 7, Kyuss_2.0, whole genome shotgun sequence genome harbors these coding sequences:
- the LOC127313517 gene encoding adenine nucleotide transporter BT1, chloroplastic/amyloplastic/mitochondrial, whose translation MAATMVAMTAKTKNCRLATENKNTWAIPELRFPWDSQEDRSCSLSLHDGLLSPAHGGLFASVSLKVSTAAPAVAAAGPAEQEFKIPFADHCMKYVSSAVGFPNVAEPVGEDVVDGKARKKAGKRRLKLKIKIGNPHLRRLVSGAIAGAVSRTCVAPLETIRTHLMVGSNGDSMTEVFQSIMKTEGWTGLFRGNFVNVIRVAPSKAIELFAFDTAKKFLTPKADESPRTPFPPSLVAGALAGVSSTLCTYPLELIKTRLTIEKDVYNNFLHCLVKIVQEEGPAELYRGLTPSLIGVVPYAATNYYAYDTLRKLYRKTFKQEEISNIATLLIGSAAGAISSTATFPLEVARKQMQAGAVGGRQIYKNVFHALYCIMEKDGVGGLYKGLGPSCIKLMPAAGISFMCYEACKKILVEAEE comes from the exons ATGGCGGCGACGATGGTGGCGATGACGGCCAAGACCAAGAACTGCAGGCTGGCCACAGAGAACAAGAACACGTGGGCCATCCCGGAGCTGCGGTTCCCCTGGGACTCACAGGAGGACAGGAGCTGCTCGCTGAGCCTGCACGACGGCCTCCTCTCCCCCGCGCACGGCGGGCTGTTCGCCAGCGTCAGCCTCAAGGTCTCAACAGCCGCCCCAGCAGTCGCGGCGGCCGGCCCGGCAGAGCAGGAGTTCAAGATCCCTTTCGCGGACCACTGCATGAAGTACGTCTCCTCGGCGGTCGGGTTTCCGAACGTGGCTGAGCCTGTCGGGGAGGACGTGGTGGATGGCAAGGCCAGGAAGAAGGCCGGTAAGCGCAGGCTGAAGCTGAAGATCAAGATTGGGAACCCACATCTGAGGCGGCTCGTTAGTGGGGCTATTGCGGGGGCTGTGTCGAGGACCTGCGTGGCGCCGCTGGAGACCATCAGGACGCATCTGATGGTTGGGAGCAATGGGGACTCCATGACTGAGGTGTTCCAGTCCATCATGAAGACGGAGGGGTGGACGGGGCTGTTCCGTGGGAATTTCGTGAATGTTATCCGTGTTGCTCCAAGCAAGGCGATTGAG CTATTTGCTTTTGACACAGCCAAAAAATTCCTTACTCCAAAGGCTGATGAGTCCCCTAGGACTCCCTTCCCTCCATCACTTGTTGCTGGAGCACTTGCAGGAGTCAGCTCAACATTGTGCACATATCCTTTGGAATTGATCAAGACCCGTTTGACTATAGAG AAAGATGTTTACAACAACTTTCTCCATTGTCTCGTCAAGATTGTACAAGAGGAAGGCCCCGCAGAGCTTTACCGTGGTCTGACACCGAGTCTGATAGGAGTAGTGCCGTACGCCGCGACCAATTACTATGCGTATGACACCTTGAGGAAGCTCTACAGGAAGACATTCAAGCAGGAGGAAATCAGCAACATTGCAACTCTCCTGATTGGATCAGCTGCAGGTGCCATCTCGAGCACCGCCACCTTCCCCCTTGAGGTAGCTCGCAAGCAAATGCAGGCCGGTGCAGTGGGCGGGAGGCAGATCTACAAGAACGTGTTCCATGCACTCTACTGCATAATGGAGAAGGACGGGGTCGGCGGTCTTTACAAGGGGCTTGGACCTAGCTGCATCAAGCTTATGCCTGCGGCGGGGATCTCCTTCATGTGCTACGAAGCCTGCAAGAAGATACTAGTTGAAGCTGAGGAGTAG
- the LOC127313514 gene encoding uncharacterized protein At2g34160, giving the protein MEEVTEGVKNLAVTEPHKKNRIQVSNTKKPLFFYVNLAKRYMQLHTEVELSALGMAIATVVTVAEILKNNGLAVEKKIMTSTVDVNDESRGRPMQKAKIEIVLGKTENFDELMAAAAAEREVAAAEEGEEQS; this is encoded by the exons ATGGAGGAGGTTACCGAGGGCGTCAAGAACCTGGCCGTGACGGAGCCGCACAAGAAGAACCGGATCCAGGTCTCCAACACCAAGAAGCCGCTCTTCTTCTATGTCAACCTCGCCAAG AGGTACATGCAGCTGCATACCGAGGTGGAGCTCTCGGCCCTCGGCATGG CCATCGCCACTGTGGTGACTGTTGCTGAAATCCTGAAAAATAATGGCCTTGCTGTTGAAAAGA AGATCATGACATCAACTGTTGATGTCAATGACGAATCAAGGGGCCGCCCCATGCAAAAGGCCAAG ATTGAAATAGTGCTGGGCAAGACAGAAAACTTCGATGAGCTGATGGCCGCTGCTGCTGCCGAGAGGGAAGTTGCAGCTGCTGAGGAGGGCGAGGAACAGAGCTAA